In a genomic window of Bradyrhizobium ontarionense:
- a CDS encoding Rieske 2Fe-2S domain-containing protein — MTKYGSNAHAIAALVREAEVHRDVYVDPEIFELEMEHLFPNSWVYVGHASQLSKPGDFITANIGRQPVLASRHTDGSIHVFYNRCPHKGVKIASEPCGNTGKFFRCPYHAWSFKTDGSLLAIPLKKGYEGTGFGDTQANEGLSKVKNVVIYRDFIFARLNDNGVSFEDYFGESLSTIDNMVDRSPEGKLAVMATPIRYMHTCNWKMLVENQTDTCHPMVAHESSAGTAVKVWKREQGDATETPMAVQLYGPFMSPYEFYEQSGIRIWPNGHGHTGVANSIHSNYSDVPGYLDQMVAAYGEKRAHEILGEVRHNTVYFPNIMVKGAVQILRNFIPIAVDRTLVESWVYRLVGAPDKLYERALMYNRFINAPTSIVGHDDLEMYERAQEGLKSNGNQWINLRRLYDGNEEQDVTAVINGTSERQMRNQFHAWAKFMTMDMDKHVEAAE; from the coding sequence ATGACGAAATACGGAAGCAATGCCCACGCGATTGCCGCGCTGGTGCGCGAGGCCGAGGTTCACCGCGACGTCTACGTCGACCCCGAGATCTTCGAGCTCGAGATGGAGCATCTGTTCCCGAACAGCTGGGTCTATGTCGGGCATGCGAGCCAGCTGTCGAAGCCCGGCGATTTCATCACCGCCAATATCGGCCGGCAGCCGGTGCTGGCAAGCCGCCATACCGACGGCTCCATCCACGTGTTCTACAATCGCTGTCCGCACAAGGGCGTGAAGATCGCATCCGAACCCTGCGGCAACACCGGAAAATTCTTCCGGTGCCCCTATCACGCCTGGTCTTTCAAGACCGACGGCTCGCTGCTCGCGATCCCGCTGAAGAAAGGCTACGAGGGCACCGGCTTTGGCGACACCCAGGCGAACGAGGGCCTGTCGAAGGTCAAGAACGTCGTGATCTATCGCGACTTCATCTTCGCGCGGCTGAATGACAACGGCGTCTCCTTCGAGGACTATTTCGGCGAGAGCCTTTCAACAATCGACAATATGGTCGACCGCTCGCCGGAAGGGAAGCTCGCCGTCATGGCGACCCCGATCCGCTACATGCATACCTGCAACTGGAAGATGCTGGTCGAGAACCAGACCGACACCTGCCATCCGATGGTGGCGCATGAGAGCTCGGCCGGCACCGCGGTGAAGGTCTGGAAGCGCGAGCAGGGCGATGCCACGGAGACGCCGATGGCGGTGCAGCTCTACGGTCCCTTCATGAGCCCGTACGAGTTCTACGAGCAGAGCGGCATCAGGATCTGGCCGAACGGCCATGGCCACACCGGCGTCGCCAACTCCATCCATTCGAACTACTCGGATGTCCCCGGCTATCTCGACCAGATGGTCGCAGCCTATGGCGAGAAGCGGGCGCACGAGATCCTCGGCGAGGTCCGGCACAACACCGTGTATTTCCCGAACATCATGGTCAAGGGCGCCGTCCAGATCCTGCGCAACTTCATCCCGATCGCGGTCGACAGGACGCTGGTCGAGAGCTGGGTCTATCGCCTGGTCGGCGCGCCCGACAAGCTCTACGAGCGTGCGTTGATGTACAACCGCTTCATCAACGCGCCGACCTCGATCGTGGGCCATGACGACCTCGAGATGTATGAGCGGGCGCAGGAAGGGTTGAAGTCCAACGGCAATCAATGGATCAACCTGCGGCGGCTCTACGACGGCAACGAAGAGCAGGACGTCACGGCGGTGATCAACGGCACCTCCGAGCGCCAGATGCGGAACCAGTTTCATGCCTGGGCGAAATTCATGACCATGGACATGGACAAGCACGTCGAGGCCGCCGAATGA
- a CDS encoding aromatic-ring-hydroxylating dioxygenase subunit beta — protein sequence MITENTIADFIYREAELLDTMQWQAWLDLFHPEGHYWMPLEWQQQDPVLQPSLMYEDLLLLKVRVERLAGERTFSQKPKSRCHHLLQAPRIVACDAVAGVFKARTSYIYTETRGDMLERYSGWASHEIVQVGDTLKIKLKRVDLVNFDAPFGNIQLFM from the coding sequence ATGATCACCGAAAACACGATCGCCGACTTCATCTACCGGGAGGCCGAGCTTCTCGACACGATGCAATGGCAGGCCTGGCTCGATCTGTTTCACCCCGAAGGACACTATTGGATGCCGCTCGAGTGGCAGCAGCAGGATCCGGTGCTCCAGCCGTCGCTGATGTACGAGGACCTGCTGCTGCTGAAGGTCCGGGTCGAGCGTCTGGCCGGCGAGCGCACCTTCAGCCAGAAGCCGAAGAGCCGTTGCCATCATCTGCTCCAGGCGCCGCGGATCGTCGCGTGCGACGCCGTGGCCGGCGTGTTCAAGGCCCGGACCTCCTACATCTACACCGAAACGCGCGGTGACATGCTGGAGCGTTATTCGGGATGGGCGTCGCATGAAATCGTTCAGGTCGGCGATACCCTCAAGATCAAGCTCAAACGCGTCGATCTCGTCAATTTCGACGCGCCATTCGGCAACATCCAGCTCTTCATGTGA
- a CDS encoding ATP-dependent acyl-CoA ligase — protein MTAATTVYARFRETALRRGEAGFLNVLPETAGIYGIAAGEISYRAMLDRVERRQAAFAACGYGEGHRVGLLLQNRPVFVELWFALNALGVSVVPINPDLRVSELEYIIAHSEMNAAFVLAERRDEVEMAARQAGRPIPVVTSDDDAPAPFGGVRPASTADGSTECALLYTSGTTGQPKGCVLTNTYFLHSGNWYRDVGGLIDLKPDCERMITPLPLFHMNAMAVSLMAMLSVGGSLTMLDRFHPRTWWASVRDSRATCLHYLGVMPSMLMSAPPAAQDRAHIVRFGFGAGVDKLLHAPFEDRFGFPLLEAWAMTETGSGGVIAANVEPRKIGTSCFGRPAPEVDVRIVDDSGNDAPVGTPGELLVRRAGADPRYGFFREYLKNPTATAEAWDGGWLHTGDIVSRDADGDLHFVDRKKNVIRRSGENIAAVEVESVLNRHPSVRQAAVAATPDQMRGDEVAAVIITEEAGADRALAEDIVRWSLQQMAYYKAPGWICFVDSLPLTATEKIQRGGLKDFVAKLMSDGAFFDLRELKRRQV, from the coding sequence TTGACCGCTGCGACCACAGTCTACGCCCGCTTTCGCGAGACCGCCCTTCGCCGTGGCGAGGCGGGCTTCCTCAACGTGCTGCCGGAGACGGCCGGCATCTACGGCATCGCGGCGGGGGAGATCTCCTATCGCGCCATGCTTGACCGCGTGGAGCGCCGGCAAGCGGCGTTCGCTGCCTGCGGCTATGGCGAAGGCCATAGGGTCGGGCTGCTGCTTCAGAACCGGCCGGTGTTCGTCGAGCTGTGGTTCGCGCTCAACGCGCTCGGCGTCTCCGTGGTGCCGATCAATCCGGACCTGCGGGTCAGCGAACTCGAATACATCATCGCGCATTCCGAGATGAACGCTGCGTTCGTCCTCGCCGAGCGGCGCGACGAGGTGGAGATGGCGGCGCGTCAGGCCGGCCGGCCGATTCCGGTGGTGACCAGCGACGACGACGCACCCGCGCCGTTCGGTGGTGTGCGGCCGGCGAGCACGGCGGACGGCTCGACCGAATGCGCGTTGCTCTATACGTCAGGGACGACCGGGCAGCCCAAGGGCTGCGTGCTCACCAACACATATTTCCTGCATTCCGGTAACTGGTATCGCGATGTCGGCGGGCTGATCGATCTCAAGCCGGACTGCGAGCGCATGATCACGCCGCTGCCGCTGTTTCACATGAACGCGATGGCGGTATCGCTGATGGCGATGCTGTCGGTCGGCGGCAGCCTGACCATGCTCGATCGCTTCCATCCGCGCACCTGGTGGGCTTCCGTGCGCGACAGCCGTGCGACGTGCCTGCATTATCTCGGCGTCATGCCCTCGATGCTGATGAGCGCGCCGCCGGCGGCTCAGGACCGTGCGCATATCGTGCGCTTCGGGTTCGGCGCCGGCGTCGATAAGCTGCTGCACGCGCCGTTCGAGGACCGCTTCGGCTTTCCGCTGTTGGAGGCCTGGGCGATGACCGAGACGGGAAGCGGCGGCGTCATCGCCGCCAATGTCGAGCCGCGCAAGATCGGCACGAGCTGCTTTGGACGTCCGGCCCCCGAGGTCGACGTTCGCATCGTCGACGACAGCGGCAACGACGCGCCGGTCGGGACGCCGGGCGAGCTGCTGGTGCGGCGAGCCGGCGCGGACCCGCGTTACGGATTCTTCCGCGAGTACCTGAAGAATCCGACCGCCACCGCCGAGGCGTGGGACGGCGGCTGGCTGCATACCGGCGACATCGTGTCGCGCGACGCGGACGGCGATCTCCATTTCGTCGATCGCAAGAAGAACGTGATCCGCCGGTCCGGCGAGAACATTGCGGCGGTCGAGGTCGAGTCCGTTCTCAACCGCCATCCTTCGGTCCGGCAGGCCGCGGTCGCGGCGACGCCGGACCAGATGCGCGGTGACGAGGTTGCAGCGGTCATCATCACTGAGGAGGCCGGTGCCGACCGCGCGCTCGCTGAAGACATCGTCCGCTGGAGCCTGCAGCAGATGGCCTATTACAAGGCGCCGGGCTGGATCTGTTTCGTCGACAGCCTGCCGCTGACCGCAACCGAGAAGATCCAGCGCGGCGGGCTGAAGGACTTTGTCGCCAAGCTGATGTCTGATGGCGCGTTCTTTGATCTGCGCGAGCTCAAGCGGCGTCAGGTCTGA